A region from the Ichthyobacterium seriolicida genome encodes:
- a CDS encoding hotdog fold thioesterase — MSNFNKIEYLKFLNKHCENTLMEVLNIKYIDVGDNFLIAEMPVDKRVHQPMGFLHGGATMALAESVASAASFAFINMEKQMIKGISINGTHIKSIREGKVLARANAIHIGRSTHTFEILVTDEKGALISHCKCTNMILNQ, encoded by the coding sequence ATGTCTAATTTCAATAAGATAGAGTACTTGAAATTCCTAAATAAACATTGTGAAAATACCCTTATGGAAGTATTAAACATAAAATACATAGACGTGGGGGATAATTTTCTAATTGCAGAGATGCCTGTGGATAAAAGAGTTCATCAACCCATGGGGTTTTTACACGGCGGAGCTACCATGGCGCTTGCAGAGAGTGTTGCAAGCGCTGCTTCTTTTGCCTTCATAAATATGGAAAAGCAGATGATAAAGGGCATAAGCATAAATGGAACACATATAAAAAGCATAAGAGAAGGAAAGGTTTTAGCCAGAGCAAATGCCATACACATAGGACGTTCTACTCACACTTTCGAAATTTTAGTGACAGATGAAAAAGGAGCACTCATCTCTCATTGTAAGTGTACTAATATGATTTTAAATCAATAA
- a CDS encoding chorismate-binding protein: MNILSQNDGNLHSANFKERGFIFSPFENEEIKESVFIRRDNFYEISFEHIISEETEPCLLRTDNSTTTLKSEHIENINKAIEQIKKGHLTKVVLSRIEVIDRESFSIINTFKKLLVNYTNAFVYLWYHPKIGLWMGASPELLLNIKDKIITTASIAGTTKAVGDEVVWSDKEIDEQKIVTSYIENILSINKINDIRILPLENARIGNISHIKNVITGVLDDNSTLEKLLSNLHPTPAVCGVSKDKSIHFILKNERHKRSFYSGFLGEINILDRANIFVNLRCMEICHNDLILYAGGGIIIHSIPEDEWLETENKLDITKDMMVFYDEK; the protein is encoded by the coding sequence GTGAATATACTGTCACAAAATGATGGAAATCTTCACTCGGCAAATTTTAAAGAGAGAGGATTTATATTTTCTCCTTTTGAAAACGAAGAAATAAAAGAGAGTGTTTTTATAAGGAGAGATAATTTTTATGAGATATCTTTTGAGCATATCATATCAGAAGAAACAGAGCCTTGTCTTTTGAGAACAGATAATTCTACAACGACTCTCAAATCCGAGCATATTGAAAATATAAACAAGGCTATTGAACAAATAAAAAAAGGACATTTAACAAAAGTAGTACTCTCGAGGATTGAGGTCATAGATAGAGAATCTTTTTCAATTATAAATACCTTCAAAAAGTTACTTGTAAATTACACAAATGCTTTTGTTTACTTGTGGTATCATCCTAAAATAGGTCTTTGGATGGGGGCTTCTCCAGAGTTATTATTAAATATAAAAGACAAAATAATCACAACTGCGTCTATAGCTGGAACAACAAAGGCTGTTGGAGATGAAGTCGTATGGAGCGATAAAGAAATAGATGAACAAAAAATAGTGACCTCTTATATAGAAAATATCTTGAGTATAAATAAGATAAACGATATAAGAATCCTTCCTTTGGAGAACGCTAGAATTGGAAATATTTCTCATATAAAAAACGTTATAACAGGAGTTTTAGATGACAATTCTACATTAGAAAAATTACTTTCAAATTTACATCCTACTCCTGCTGTATGTGGGGTAAGTAAAGATAAGAGTATACATTTTATATTGAAAAATGAAAGGCATAAGCGATCTTTTTATTCTGGCTTTTTAGGAGAGATAAATATTTTAGATCGAGCAAATATCTTTGTAAATCTCCGGTGCATGGAAATATGCCATAACGATCTGATATTGTATGCGGGAGGGGGAATAATTATACACAGCATTCCAGAGGATGAATGGTTAGAAACAGAAAACAAGTTGGATATCACAAAAGATATGATGGTTTTTTATGACGAAAAATAG
- the menD gene encoding 2-succinyl-5-enolpyruvyl-6-hydroxy-3-cyclohexene-1-carboxylic-acid synthase, which translates to MTKNSIVHSSIEIVQGISHVLEKKKIDQIVISPGSRNAPLIIEFSKNSFFQTFSVVDERCAAFFALGMAQKSNIPSVLVCTSGSAILNYYPAIAESFYQKTPLIVISADRPEILIDRGHGQTIRQKNVFYNHIAKSIHIPEVYSQEHYLMIDEIVNIAIEKEQPVHINLPFDEPLYKTTSKLCINPQSSNYKKKERVLDLKDLNQMREQWERAASKIILIGQLTSKNPELEREIDRISQDPSVIIFTETTSNIYGNNLFPSIDKIINTVNIETLNNLRPDILLTLGGAVISKKIKAFFIKNKPGEHWHIGHESTDTYFCLSKFIDTKAELFFKNFRPKKNNNSNYFDFWNTIKIQRNLRHDKYLKKSVFSDLKALSCVLEAIPDNTCLHVGNSSIIRYVQLFNIKRSLSVFCNRGTSGIEGSTSTAIGAACVSKEDVSLISGDISFFYDSNALWNNYVPCSFRLIVINNGGGGIFRILDESKSLDSLELFFETKHNLTAKHLARMYNWNYLKAENTPELQRQLSNFYQKSDSPCILEVFTPRLENAEVLKDYFDFLKYDKLS; encoded by the coding sequence ATGACGAAAAATAGTATTGTTCACTCTAGTATAGAGATAGTCCAGGGCATTTCGCATGTACTAGAAAAAAAAAAAATAGACCAAATAGTTATCTCTCCTGGCTCTCGCAACGCTCCTTTAATTATAGAGTTTTCTAAAAACTCTTTTTTTCAGACATTCAGTGTAGTAGACGAGAGGTGCGCTGCTTTTTTTGCTTTAGGCATGGCGCAAAAGTCGAATATACCATCGGTTTTGGTATGCACTTCGGGATCTGCTATTTTGAATTACTATCCGGCTATTGCAGAGTCCTTCTACCAAAAAACACCTTTGATAGTCATATCAGCAGATAGACCAGAAATCTTGATTGATAGAGGTCATGGCCAAACCATAAGACAAAAAAATGTGTTTTACAATCACATAGCAAAGAGTATACATATACCAGAGGTGTATTCTCAAGAGCACTACCTGATGATAGATGAAATCGTAAATATTGCCATAGAAAAAGAGCAACCTGTACATATAAATCTACCATTTGATGAACCCTTGTATAAGACAACATCCAAATTGTGTATTAACCCTCAATCGTCTAATTATAAAAAAAAGGAAAGAGTCTTAGACCTAAAAGATCTAAATCAAATGAGAGAGCAGTGGGAAAGAGCTGCTAGCAAAATTATCTTAATAGGTCAGTTAACATCTAAAAACCCTGAGTTAGAAAGAGAGATAGATAGAATATCACAAGATCCTTCAGTTATTATATTTACCGAGACTACATCTAATATATACGGAAACAACTTATTCCCTAGCATAGATAAAATAATAAACACTGTAAATATTGAGACCCTAAATAATCTCAGACCAGATATTTTATTAACCCTTGGCGGAGCTGTAATATCTAAGAAAATAAAGGCTTTTTTTATAAAAAACAAACCTGGTGAACATTGGCATATAGGTCATGAAAGTACAGACACATATTTTTGTTTATCAAAATTTATAGACACAAAAGCTGAACTTTTTTTTAAAAATTTCAGACCTAAAAAAAACAATAATAGCAACTACTTTGATTTTTGGAATACTATAAAAATTCAGAGAAATCTCAGACATGATAAATATTTAAAAAAAAGTGTTTTTTCCGATTTAAAAGCTCTCTCTTGTGTATTAGAGGCCATTCCTGACAATACCTGTTTGCACGTTGGTAACAGCTCTATTATAAGGTATGTACAACTTTTCAATATTAAAAGGAGTTTATCTGTTTTTTGCAATAGAGGTACAAGCGGCATAGAGGGAAGCACCAGCACTGCTATAGGCGCTGCCTGTGTATCTAAAGAAGATGTAAGCCTTATATCTGGAGACATTAGTTTTTTTTACGACAGTAATGCTCTGTGGAATAATTACGTCCCCTGTTCTTTTAGGTTGATTGTAATAAACAATGGAGGTGGGGGTATTTTCAGGATTTTAGACGAATCTAAAAGCTTAGATTCTTTGGAGTTATTTTTTGAAACCAAACACAATCTCACGGCTAAACACTTAGCTAGAATGTATAATTGGAATTATCTAAAAGCTGAAAACACACCGGAATTACAAAGGCAATTATCTAATTTTTACCAAAAATCTGATTCTCCGTGTATTTTAGAAGTTTTCACTCCTAGGCTAGAGAATGCTGAAGTTTTAAAAGATTATTTTGATTTTTTGAAATATGACAAACTGTCATGA